One genomic segment of Cardinium endosymbiont of Philonthus spinipes includes these proteins:
- a CDS encoding DapH/DapD/GlmU-related protein, whose protein sequence is MQKGIIIFGVCHLTKGALDIFQKNNLMVYGILEDETKWHHTTIHNIPVLGATDDPTFLELLSEECASFMAYRHIQKRKNCLNFLIAQQKPHPITAVHPSAIMAEAIQLGQGNYIGAQVCLAPEVTIGNHCILHNGVVIEAEANIHDWVEIGAGSIIGEQVTLEEDVFIGMGARIIPGVTIQKGASIGAGSVVLGNVKSGDVLLGNPAKSIQQA, encoded by the coding sequence ATGCAAAAGGGCATAATTATTTTTGGCGTATGCCATCTGACAAAGGGAGCTTTAGATATTTTTCAAAAAAACAATTTAATGGTCTATGGGATTCTAGAAGATGAAACCAAGTGGCACCATACCACCATCCACAACATTCCTGTTTTAGGGGCTACTGATGATCCAACTTTCCTTGAGTTGCTCAGTGAGGAATGTGCTTCTTTTATGGCTTACCGGCATATCCAAAAAAGAAAAAACTGTTTAAATTTTTTAATTGCGCAACAAAAACCCCACCCGATTACTGCGGTTCATCCATCTGCTATTATGGCTGAAGCGATTCAACTTGGTCAAGGCAATTACATAGGCGCGCAAGTTTGTTTGGCGCCAGAGGTAACCATAGGCAACCACTGTATACTGCACAATGGAGTGGTCATTGAAGCAGAAGCCAATATTCATGATTGGGTAGAAATAGGGGCAGGTAGTATTATTGGTGAACAGGTAACCTTAGAGGAAGATGTGTTTATTGGAATGGGCGCTCGGATTATTCCGGGTGTTACCATTCAAAAGGGGGCAAGCATTGGGGCTGGGTCGGTTGTTTTAGGAAACGTAAAAAGTGGCGATGTACTATTGGGTAATCCAGCTAAATCGATTCAACAAGCTTAA
- a CDS encoding ankyrin repeat domain-containing protein, protein MKTYMHYRVGLFIGLLMFNTLASCVNNARQGITSFHNVRYEMRQAYDNVARSYTFNPKTTVCLVMTGMVVVASLVGGAVCGIYHLANPSNKLDPDIHNGTNVTTSSPFTSTELSTSSITILPTNMTPELAENTTKAIEGGEKKWGTDETVSQEPTTMLTTLSTISTISTTSTTSTTSTTSAATTTQLTDDGVTVANPMVLDDQVMRDLKAHGFSEERIEYWLAKGLNINARDDKEFNWTLLMHVIADKNEAARTGHKDVVKYLLQQKDIDLSAKGYVNLMQWAVDQGASVAVELILETHPEIDLDTYKNNNNLLHLAARGGFVDVLAQLKGHIANYHLTEKNNDDKTPLDVAKDNDHQPFVDALQKLIDNME, encoded by the coding sequence ATGAAAACATATATGCACTATAGAGTAGGCCTATTTATCGGCCTGTTGATGTTTAATACCTTGGCTTCGTGTGTCAACAATGCAAGGCAAGGGATAACTTCATTTCATAATGTGAGGTATGAAATGCGCCAGGCATACGATAATGTGGCAAGAAGTTATACTTTTAATCCGAAAACAACTGTTTGCTTGGTGATGACGGGAATGGTTGTAGTCGCTAGCCTCGTTGGAGGGGCAGTGTGCGGCATTTATCATCTTGCTAATCCATCCAATAAACTAGATCCAGATATACATAATGGTACTAATGTAACCACTTCTTCACCCTTCACCTCAACCGAGTTGAGTACAAGTAGTATTACTATATTGCCTACAAATATGACTCCTGAACTAGCAGAAAACACTACTAAGGCAATAGAAGGGGGCGAAAAAAAATGGGGTACGGATGAGACGGTTTCTCAGGAGCCGACAACCATGCTAACTACGTTAAGCACTATAAGTACTATAAGTACTACAAGTACTACAAGTACTACAAGTACTACAAGTGCGGCAACTACTACGCAGCTAACCGATGATGGTGTTACAGTAGCGAATCCCATGGTCTTAGATGACCAGGTGATGAGGGACCTTAAAGCCCATGGTTTTTCGGAAGAAAGAATAGAATATTGGCTTGCTAAAGGTCTAAATATAAATGCCAGGGATGATAAAGAATTCAATTGGACACTATTGATGCATGTAATAGCTGATAAAAATGAAGCAGCACGTACGGGTCATAAGGATGTGGTTAAGTACTTATTGCAACAAAAAGATATTGATTTAAGTGCCAAAGGGTATGTTAATCTTATGCAGTGGGCAGTTGACCAGGGTGCTTCAGTCGCGGTAGAATTAATCCTAGAAACTCATCCTGAAATTGATCTAGATACCTATAAAAACAATAATAACCTCCTGCATCTGGCAGCACGAGGTGGTTTCGTGGACGTATTAGCTCAGTTAAAGGGCCACATAGCTAATTATCATCTGACGGAGAAAAATAATGATGACAAAACGCCACTTGATGTAGCTAAGGACAACGACCATCAGCCGTTTGTAGATGCGTTGCAAAAATTGATTGATAATATGGAGTGA
- a CDS encoding ankyrin repeat domain-containing protein produces the protein MKQINLKSRLFFRPLVALFSVFVLQAFYIDNCSKARKEKGYKKPNDFQALLPKSIRPSLQSFHNAADRGELGKVQFILRELDGLDEKSREMFLNSLSGGTTALGKAIAQRNQPGYKLIIQLLCQQKNINLHNKGQDLFALLCIASEEGWLDVVKKLLSSPGDISAKSLDINARDNASTYQWTPLMYAAAGKHSDVVALLIDQGADPNKQDTDGDTALHLVARRGYGEVIKQLLVLKDKINVNAKNNYKKTPLYEAAYKGHEDAVRYLLQVPGIDLSAKGYVDILQWAALNGYGGIVRIILDSKVNVNVHVRDGDGNTLLHLAAEKGYAGVVASFLEAPKTSIDVNAKNGIGDTPLHVAAREGHIEVITELLKSVNTDVTQKNDQHQLPMDLLKQNESVDEEVVKSVLSQFLNHIQTSKKRE, from the coding sequence ATGAAACAGATTAATTTAAAATCGCGCCTCTTTTTTAGACCGCTTGTAGCTTTGTTTTCAGTATTTGTTTTGCAAGCTTTTTATATTGATAACTGTAGTAAGGCGAGAAAGGAGAAAGGGTATAAAAAACCAAATGATTTCCAAGCACTCCTTCCAAAATCGATACGTCCAAGTTTACAATCCTTTCACAATGCTGCAGATAGGGGTGAGTTGGGAAAAGTGCAATTCATCTTACGTGAGCTAGATGGTTTGGATGAAAAAAGTAGGGAAATGTTTTTAAACTCGCTATCAGGAGGAACAACAGCACTTGGCAAAGCTATAGCGCAGCGCAACCAACCAGGCTATAAGTTAATTATTCAGCTTTTATGTCAGCAAAAAAATATTAATCTTCATAATAAAGGACAGGATCTATTTGCGCTTTTATGTATAGCCTCAGAAGAGGGTTGGTTAGATGTAGTCAAAAAATTGCTAAGCAGTCCAGGGGATATAAGTGCTAAAAGCCTAGATATAAATGCAAGGGATAATGCTAGCACGTATCAGTGGACTCCATTAATGTATGCAGCAGCAGGTAAACATAGTGACGTTGTTGCACTCTTAATAGATCAGGGGGCGGATCCGAATAAACAAGATACGGACGGGGATACCGCTTTGCATCTAGTAGCTCGCAGGGGTTATGGCGAGGTTATAAAGCAGCTTCTAGTGCTTAAAGATAAGATTAACGTAAATGCGAAAAATAATTATAAGAAAACCCCCTTGTATGAAGCAGCATATAAGGGTCATGAGGATGCAGTTAGGTACTTATTACAAGTACCAGGTATTGATTTAAGTGCCAAGGGTTATGTTGATATTCTGCAGTGGGCAGCTCTTAATGGCTATGGAGGTATCGTAAGGATCATCCTAGATTCAAAAGTCAACGTTAATGTACATGTACGTGATGGAGATGGGAATACACTCTTGCATTTGGCAGCAGAGAAAGGATATGCAGGTGTTGTAGCATCCTTCCTAGAAGCACCTAAAACCAGTATTGATGTAAATGCGAAAAATGGTATTGGTGATACCCCTTTACATGTGGCAGCACGTGAAGGTCATATAGAAGTAATAACGGAGCTATTAAAGAGCGTAAATACTGATGTAACACAAAAAAATGATCAACACCAACTCCCAATGGATCTTCTTAAGCAGAATGAAAGCGTAGACGAGGAGGTGGTAAAAAGTGTGTTATCGCAGTTTTTGAATCATATACAGACATCGAAGAAAAGAGAATAA